The following are encoded in a window of Chryseobacterium sp. genomic DNA:
- the aspS gene encoding aspartate--tRNA ligase produces the protein MFRTHTNGELSLSNLNENVTLSGWVQTIRDKGFMIWIDLRDRYGITQLVFDEDRSSAELLQDAKKLGREFVIQVSGKVIERTSKNPKIPTGDVEILVEKLTVLNAAELPPFTIEDETDGGEELRMKYRYLDIRRNPVREKLIFRHKMAQKVRNYLSDQNFIEVETPVLIKSTPEGARDFIVPSRMNPGQFYALPQSPQTFKQLLMIGGMDRYFQIVKCFRDEDLRADRQPEFTQIDCEMAFVEQEDVLEIFEGMTASLLKDITGTDVAKFPRMTYDEAMKTYGNDKPDVRFGMKFVEVNDLMKGKDFKIFDEAELVVGINAEGCADYTRKQIDELIDWVKRPQIGASGMVWIKFQADGTITSSVNKFYAEEDLRKITEKFGARAGDLIFLMSGTENKVRTQLSGLRMELGNRLGLRNPKEFAPLWVVDFPLLEWDDESGRYHAMHHPFTSPKPEDIALLQTDPGKARANAYDLVLNGNEIGGGSVRIFDKELQSRMFDLLGFTKEEAEAQFGFLMNAFKYGAPPHAGLAFGFDRLVAILDGNEVIRDYIAFPKNNSGRDVMIDAPSAIAEEQLTELSLKVNAPSEK, from the coding sequence ATGTTCAGAACGCACACCAACGGCGAACTTTCGCTTAGTAATCTCAATGAAAATGTTACACTTTCAGGTTGGGTACAGACCATACGCGACAAAGGATTCATGATATGGATTGACCTGCGTGACCGTTACGGAATTACACAGTTGGTGTTCGATGAGGACCGCTCTTCTGCAGAGTTGTTGCAGGATGCGAAAAAACTGGGCCGCGAATTTGTGATCCAGGTTTCAGGTAAGGTAATTGAGAGAACTTCCAAAAATCCAAAAATCCCTACGGGTGATGTTGAGATATTGGTTGAAAAACTTACCGTACTTAATGCAGCGGAACTTCCGCCTTTTACCATTGAAGATGAAACTGATGGCGGCGAGGAACTCCGTATGAAATACCGCTACCTGGATATTCGCCGAAATCCAGTGCGTGAAAAACTTATTTTCCGCCACAAGATGGCGCAAAAGGTTCGCAACTATCTTTCTGACCAAAACTTTATTGAGGTGGAAACGCCTGTACTTATCAAATCAACACCCGAAGGTGCAAGGGATTTTATAGTACCCAGCCGCATGAACCCGGGACAGTTTTATGCCCTGCCACAGTCGCCGCAAACCTTCAAGCAGCTGTTAATGATTGGTGGAATGGACCGCTATTTCCAGATTGTAAAATGCTTCCGCGATGAGGACCTGCGTGCCGACCGCCAACCGGAATTTACCCAGATCGACTGCGAAATGGCTTTTGTGGAACAGGAAGATGTGCTGGAAATATTTGAAGGTATGACTGCTTCTCTGTTGAAGGACATTACAGGAACTGATGTGGCTAAATTCCCGAGAATGACCTACGATGAGGCCATGAAAACTTACGGTAACGATAAACCGGATGTTCGCTTTGGGATGAAGTTCGTTGAGGTAAATGATCTGATGAAGGGTAAGGATTTCAAGATTTTTGATGAGGCGGAGCTTGTGGTCGGAATTAATGCAGAAGGCTGCGCCGACTATACCCGTAAGCAGATAGACGAACTTATCGACTGGGTAAAACGTCCTCAAATAGGGGCTTCCGGCATGGTTTGGATTAAATTCCAGGCAGACGGTACCATCACTTCCTCCGTAAACAAATTCTACGCTGAAGAGGATTTAAGAAAAATTACAGAAAAATTCGGGGCCAGGGCAGGAGACCTTATTTTCCTGATGTCCGGAACTGAAAATAAAGTAAGAACTCAACTATCCGGGCTTAGGATGGAATTGGGTAACCGTCTGGGTTTAAGAAATCCGAAAGAATTTGCACCACTTTGGGTAGTGGATTTCCCGTTGCTGGAATGGGATGACGAGTCCGGGCGCTATCATGCGATGCACCATCCCTTTACTTCGCCGAAGCCTGAAGATATTGCCCTGCTGCAAACCGATCCCGGTAAAGCCAGAGCAAATGCTTATGATTTGGTACTGAACGGTAATGAAATCGGCGGCGGGTCGGTGAGGATTTTTGATAAAGAGCTGCAGTCACGTATGTTCGATCTCCTAGGCTTCACTAAAGAAGAAGCAGAAGCGCAGTTCGGTTTCCTGATGAACGCGTTTAAATACGGTGCACCACCGCATGCGGGTCTGGCTTTCGGATTCGACAGGCTGGTGGCAATTCTGGACGGCAATGAAGTCATACGTGATTACATCGCTTTCCCCAAAAATAACTCCGGAAGAGATGTGATGATTGATGCGCCAAGTGCAATTGCAGAAGAACAGCTTACTGAATTAAGTTTGAAGGTGAATGCTCCCTCAGAAAAATAA
- a CDS encoding thermonuclease family protein has translation MKKLIPILFFTAFSFLLFAQTHSGKIIAIKDGDTVVMLVKNKPQTIRLAHIDTPEKKQP, from the coding sequence ATGAAGAAATTGATACCCATTTTATTTTTTACAGCATTTTCTTTTTTACTCTTTGCGCAAACCCATTCGGGAAAAATCATTGCCATAAAAGATGGCGACACCGTGGTGATGCTTGTTAAGAATAAGCCGCAAACCATAAGGCTGGCGCATATAGATACACCCGAGAAAAAGCAGCCCTAG
- a CDS encoding succinate dehydrogenase cytochrome b subunit — MAGLTSSTIGRKYAMALSAMFLLIFLIMHLTVNFLSVLGPDAFNTASDFMGYNPLIQFIMQPVLGFAVIFHFVMGFILEIRNRNARPTKYAVNNGAANSTWTSRNMIISGLVVLAFLGLHMYDFWWHEINFKYIERNEADNLRYWGELHERFANPVRVIFYIIAFILLGLHLAHGFQSSFQSVGARHPKYTPMIKAIGNWYSILIPAGFIIIAVYHYITQ, encoded by the coding sequence ATGGCAGGATTAACAAGTTCTACTATCGGTAGGAAGTACGCAATGGCATTGTCTGCAATGTTCTTGCTCATATTCCTTATTATGCACCTCACGGTGAATTTTCTTTCCGTTTTAGGTCCTGATGCTTTCAATACCGCGTCAGATTTCATGGGTTACAACCCACTGATTCAGTTTATTATGCAGCCGGTTTTAGGTTTTGCGGTGATTTTTCATTTCGTTATGGGGTTTATCCTGGAGATCAGAAACCGTAATGCCAGACCTACAAAATATGCAGTAAATAACGGTGCGGCTAATTCCACCTGGACTTCTCGTAATATGATTATCTCGGGGTTGGTAGTACTGGCATTTCTGGGACTTCACATGTACGATTTCTGGTGGCATGAGATTAATTTTAAGTATATTGAACGTAATGAGGCCGATAATCTGAGATATTGGGGCGAACTGCACGAACGTTTCGCAAATCCGGTAAGAGTGATCTTCTACATTATTGCTTTTATACTGTTGGGTCTGCACCTGGCACACGGGTTCCAGTCATCTTTCCAGTCGGTAGGTGCCAGACATCCAAAGTACACACCCATGATTAAAGCAATCGGTAACTGGTATTCCATCCTTATCCCGGCCGGTTTTATCATTATCGCAGTATATCATTATATCACTCAATAA
- a CDS encoding thermonuclease family protein: MAGKPDRNGRWIAEIFSQNQNINKELVRNGLAWHYKQYSKNDNYAALERIARQKKTGLGKDQGPTAPWQWRKMKKGKSAKVNL, from the coding sequence ATTGCCGGAAAACCTGACCGTAACGGCCGCTGGATTGCAGAAATCTTCAGCCAAAACCAAAACATCAATAAGGAACTAGTACGCAACGGCCTGGCCTGGCATTATAAGCAATACTCCAAAAATGACAATTACGCTGCCCTGGAACGCATTGCCCGCCAAAAGAAAACCGGGTTAGGGAAGGACCAGGGACCCACAGCTCCGTGGCAGTGGCGAAAAATGAAAAAAGGAAAGTCTGCTAAAGTGAATTTGTGA